tacgtcacggtaatcccccaccgggcccaccggtgagacacgtggaaatcggggtgtgacacgaaaACAACACCAATACCCACCGGATGCCCGCAACAACGCGCCAGAAATTCCCACTAGCAGAATTACTATAAAATATATTACAGGATGAATGATAAGCTATCAGAGAGCAAGTATTGCGTTGCAAATTATTGTCGCCTCGGCATTGGGTGAGTTTCTTACCGGTATTAACCATAGTTATCAAATGCGCTAGGCGCACTCTAGGTGCATAGGGCTCGCCTGACGCCTAGGCGAGAAGCGCAAAAAAAAAAAGCGAGGGTCTAAGAAAAAAAAGTACAATcaaataaaaacattaaaaaggTTATGAACCGAAAAAAAAAGCCAAATCCTCAAATTCCAAAAGTTATCAAATATCATAAACCTTAAAATAAAACCAACATTATTATGAATCACCAAAATATCCCAAAACCAAAACTGTTAAGACTTGAAAACAATAAAGTTTAGACTTAAACAAGTAAATAAAATTCTAATCCAAATGTTCTTCAACTTTAAAAATAATCGGAGTCGGAGTCATCATCCACAACAATTGCCTTGTCTTTTCCAGCAGCATTAGAAGCAATCACTTGTTCTTCCTCTTGTTCTTCTTCGGAATCTTCATCAACCAATGTTCTTGAACTAGAAGGCCTTGAAGTAGAACGCCTTGAAGCAGACGACCTTGAAGCAGATGCCCTCGAAGCAGACGACTGTGAAGCAGATGGCCGTGAAGATCTTGTATTGTGTGTACGCACCCCTGCTCCGCTCACTTCTCCTACAACACCCCAAACCAAATCTCCATCATCATTAAAAACTATATCTTCACCTATCTTTCCTACTAACCAATCATTGCTATCATCAATATCACTCAATGATATGGGATTATATGCCGTATCCACATCGCGTCTATTCTTTAGCATGTTAATGTATTTAACATACATGAGATCATGCAGATTTTGATGCTCTAGACGATTCCTCTTCTTTGAATGGATCTGTTAAAGATTTGTATAAATATCAGATACAAAAAACGCTCAATCAAACTTCATAAATAAATTTTAGATTGGGATACTTACATGCTCAAATGTTCTCTAGTTTCGTTCACACCCAGATGAACTACACGTTAAACTTAGCACTCTAATAGCTAGTTGTTGCAAATTTGGAGTGTCTTTCCCATACAACTTGCACCATTCAACTGTTACATACAATCAAATTTAACACAttatacatataaaaataaaGTCAATAATCTAGGTAAAAACTATGTTAACAGTTAACTTACCAGGTGCTATTTTACCACGTTGTCGCTTCGCTGTTTATAGACTAAAAAATCCAGACTGGTTCACCCAATGAATAAACTCAACATTAATCTTATCTTGTGTGTCCTTGTTAAGGACAAGCCTGTTAATACATTCATGTAGTGCAAGGGACACTTCTTTATCCCTTTCAATGTCCTCATTGTAGCAATAAAACTCTGGGTTAAGATAGTAACATGATGCGTGCAAAGGATGGCGAAGTTGGTTGTTCCATCTCTTGTTAATAATCCCCGACACAACACTGTAATCTTCGTTATCTTCTCCTAAAGCTACTACAACTGCAGTTTTTGCTCGTTCCATAACTTCGTACACATAACTCATCGCGGGTTTTTTCTCGTTGTCGACGATTCTAAGCACTTGAACAAGAGGACCCATGATTTTCAGAGTGAATAGGACATTGTTCCGGAACGTTGGGGTAAAAACAATGTCATTCGCTCTTGCACCCTTACGTTCTTCAACCCATTTACTTTTCGTCCACTGTTCGCTAGCAAACATATTTCTAAGTGCAGATTTTTGTTTTTGCAAGCTTTATAATGTAAGAAACGTGATTGCAAACCGTGTTACTCCACTCCTTGTTAGCTCGTTGTTTTTAGTAAACTCCCTCATTAAGTTTAACACATAACTATGGTTATAAATATAACCAACAATGAAAATAGCCTTTTCAATAGTTTTTTTTTCACATCTGGAATCTTACCGATATCTTCTAGCATTATATAAAGATAATATATCTCTTCactttttgaaattcaaaatgtcttttaaaaatatatacagATTTGCTGATATATGATTCTATTTAAAATTAGCTGCAAATATAATATGGGTTGTTTTTAAAAAATAGGGCTTAAAAAAACGTTGCTTTTTTTATCTAGGAGACAAAAGCGCTGTTTGGTTGCCTTGGTCGCCCCGGTCGCCTAGGCAGACTAGGCGATCGCTTTCAACAACAAAGGTATTAACTAACGTAAACGAGTAAActtaaacaaacaaataaatgAACATAAACTAACGTAAACAAGAGTTTATGAACATTGATGAACGAACGAGCCACGATCATGTCCATTCCCTCAAAATAAACAAAGAGGTGTTGATCACACCATTTACTGAATAAACGAACCATTCAATGACATTTCGGTACGTCTACATGCCTGTACACATTTTCTAAGATATTATGTTTCTTTCGTATCTAATTTTGAAATTTCAAGGCATGCTATTGATGGATCATTTGtttatctattttttttaaatgagttACTTTCATTTTCATGAAAATTTCAATCGAATTAAATGTGTTTCCGACAAGAATTGATCGATTAAGACGTCTTGTACTATATCGTCGGCATCAAAAGAAGATTCTATTTACAATCTTTGATTATTCAAACGTAATATTTTTTAGACTTTAAATGTTTTGATTTATCAATGTATATTCGTTTTATCAACCAATAGTTTTTTTGTTGACATTGGATTTATGATGTAAAGGATAAGGGATGCGAGTTTCTTTAAATAAAAAATGACTTCCTCTCCTGTGACTCTAAGGGATATAAATGCCAATCTCAACGTATAAATGCTAATAATCTTTACATTTGTAATCATATTAGTTCATATATCTTacgaataattattatttagtttaatatcttctaATTAATAATAGATAACTCACCTACTAAATATTATTGAGTTTAatctcttatggataattattatttaatttaatctcttctagttaattatagataactctcctactaaatattatttaatttaatctcttctacttaactatagataattattatttagtttaaatttaatgtatacttgttattataatattatttatttgattttctatattatattattttcatTGTTTATATTAACTAACGTGTTATATAACATCTATAATTTTTAGTTTACCTTTACCCCAACTAttcaattatttttttttctatcttatattaactaaataaaaaaattaatattaaatcttatcctactttaaatgtCGAATAAAAtacttctatttttctaataaaatattatccttaaatttaaattgttaatttaagaaaTTTTTAAATAGCCAAATTATTTATcaccaaaaccaaactttgtgataatatattatttatttttattttcattattaaaaaaattattatatttattttataataatttttaaacaaattgtatttaactttcaatattactttatatataaaattagatttagtACGGgcttttttaaatataatttatattttatcactcaaatagcTATTTATTTGCTTtttgaataacatgtttgaccactgtattttcttttcaataatcatctTCGTAATCACCATATCTATTGTGTGCCGAATATAtctattagtttttttaaatataattttcttattatttggtatataaaataatatttattcaacccgtgtaatacacgagggtttttgaagatataactttttttatttctctggtaaacaatattacatttattcaacctgtgtaatacacatggttttaaagatataactttttttctatttggtatataaaattacatctattcaacccgtacaatacatatggttcttatagatataactttttattatttaatatataaaattacatttgttcaaacCATGCAATAaaggaagtttttaaagatatattttttattatttagtatataaatttatttattcaacctgtttaatatacggggttataacctagttttaaTAAAAGCAAACCTATCATAAATTAGAACAGAGTAAATAACAAAACTAgtcctttatgtatgtatgttattgcAAATCATGTCCTTTGTATTTAATAATTACATTAATCATACATAATGTTCACAAATCCTAACATGTTATATCCTTTAATCCAAACTTAgttaattttctcagttaatttTAGTCACGTGGgtctagaggtgtacaaaaaaactgattttagaatcgaaaccggaaaaaaaaaaccgaaaccggtttttttttaaccggtttttttataaccggatttttttaaccggttttttttaactgccggtttttataccggttactattcttgacttcaaaaaccggttattaaccgaaccggttattaaaaaaccggtaaaaaccggttttttgggaaaaaccggttaaaaaccgtcccaaccggttataccggttattgttttggacctcaaaaaccggttagtaaccgtaaccggttataaaaaaaaaccggtttttattttgggtgaaaaaaccgaaaccggttaataaccgaaaccggtttttgaaaaaaaaaaaacgatttgtacacctctacgtGGGTCCCACGTGAGGACATTAATGTCCTTTCACCTACCCATCTCTTTCTCCTCTATTTAAAACCTCCAAATAACCCTAATCTCCTATCATTCCAAAACACCCCACACCTGCAAATCCTAAAACTAGGACAGAAGCAAATCCTAAAATGACTGTTGTATGGAACTACATAAGCCATTATATGctttaattcattttttttttaaagttcatGATTCATAACACACAAATCAATAATTATTGGTCTGAACTCTGAAAGTAAAAAATAACAATCGCCTCGtacaaaaagagaaaaaaaaatcctaacaaaataaaaaaaaaaacagtttggCCAAATTCTTATAAGTACAAATTACCCAATGTACTTCAATTGAAGACATGCCAATATCTTTAACAAACAGCTAACAAAGCATATAACTCTGAGCTTATAACCTGATTCAAGATTCGTTgtcctcttcatcttcttctatcTTATGAGCCAGATAGAACCTGATATAACCCATCTTAGCTATCTTGTACTCCACCACTACAGGAAGCTCTGATAACAAACTGATTGTGACAGTACTTGACAACGGAGTCGCCTTTGTaaacaagttcatgtattttaatGCAAATGTCAAAGACACCGGTTCGTTCATCTCTATAACTGTTGCTTCTTCTGGCTGCAATTTCATTCCATAATCAAACAAATATGTTAAAATCTCTTAACAATTTTCAATTCTTTTCTGAGTCGGCTTCTTCAGCAAGATCTTCTCATCAAGTACTCACCATTGTTGCTTCCGTGCTAGTTTTAGGATTTGCAGGTGTGGGGTGTGTTGGAATGATGGGAgattaggtagtgtttggtatgcaggaataaaggtggaatggaatgagtgattacgagggaatgaagaaaaaagtgtttggttggtcaatggaatagAATCACCCATTtcaaaaggcattccattccctcaaaatcattccttccaccccccatgttttttttccattccatcccttcttgcaccattcatcaacaacaccacaacccacgaccttcgccacaaccctccaccaccacccaccaccgacgccatcgccgccacccgccaccacctcaccccgacagccaccgccgccgccgacacccaccaccgccacctataaccacccacaatcactaccaccaaccaccaccgccgccacccactcgccactgttatcacccacagctgcgaccaaccaccaacgccactcgccgccgccgcccaccaccatcgtcgacgccaccaccaccaacaatTGCTACctttgctgccacccaccaccaacggccaccttgttgccaccaccactcgtcgtcaccgccgcaccgccactcgttgccaccaccaccacccatcgccgccgccgacacccaccaccgtcatctataaccacccacaatcactgccaccgaccaccaccaccactcaccgctaattttattactccgtttttcttgcctaccgaacaattaacaataataattcattccattcacctggtaaccaaacaagacatggaatagTAATGATCCATTgtattccctcgtccattccattaactcgtccattccattacttcgtccattccattaccacgtATCAAACAGACCCTTAGGGTTATTTGGGGGTTTTAAATGAGGGAGAAAGAGATGGGTAGGTAAAAGGACATTAATGTTCTTACGTGGGCCCTACGTGACTAaaattaactgagaaaattaaTTAGGTTTGGGTTAAAGGATATAACATATTAGGATTTGTGAACATTAGGTATGATTAAtataattattgaagacaaaggataTGATTTGCAATAAAATACATACATAAAGGAtgagttttgtaatttactcattagAACATCATGAAAGTTgtaattttttataattattttactaaaaaaatCATGCCTATCATGATGTGATACGAAAGTGACGTGGTCACGTTTAACTTTTACTCATTTATTGGATTTTTATTTTGCTCAAACTATTTGGATACTCCATTGCTTATTTGCACACATTTGTGTTGTAGACGTCTCATATAGGGTTGTATGAGGTGTATAGGCCTTCTTagaatttttatttttgtttagacACAAATTCTGAGAAGGTCTATATGCCTCGTACAACCCTATATGATGCGTATAGAAGGTTATGGgatatggggcttgggttggggcgtgggttgggggaaaacgcccaaggcacCACCTCGGGTGgccttgggttggggcgtggcccttggggcttgggtttcaagccgggcgtggggcgagGGAAGCGAGCTGACATGACGGGCTGTGTATGGCCAAAAGAAAAGAGctgttgggctagccgttggccaacggctatattaaaaaaaaaaaaaaattttcttccattttttcactataaaactcacatttttcttccattttttaccacattcaaccacatcttctatacatcttcaattctccttctacaaaacgaaaaaatgcaTCCTTATAACCGTGCTTATGACCCGACCAACCCGTATGCACTCCAAGAAagtaatcctagcccaccacccaatcgTCCAATTCCTCGTCCGTTTTTCATACACTCTTCTATGCCCGACATGGCGAGTTATGCATCGTATATCAGGAATCGTGtgtttactaacttcccacacaccgaCGATTCGATACCTACCCCGTTTTCACAATCGCCCAtcgacctttcaccaacctccattgacctttcacaaaacgaatccgttcccgaaactcaaccacccaatgatggtccttccgcatcgaaacccatcaaaaagagaagtcataagaaaaaaaccgaggcgGATAAAGTAGTTGAAACCGCCAAACGAAAACTACAAAAATGGGTCGTTGCTGAAgaagttgcattggcgagggcttggtgtcaacaatctcaacattcaactttaggtattcttaacctttgtttttattaatggttattttttatataactttgtaatatattaatttttttattaaaataggaaattcgtAACATCGAACCGCCCTGTGGGAATCGGTTAGTAGAGtattccatgaagaaatgggaagggaggcttatcgtgaaaacgatagcttatcctcaaagtggagcgagataagcacccaacttacaaaatttagtggttttttaagtaaagcaaagcaaaacctaaaagtggtgaaaccgaagccgacattTTGACAAATGCAGTGGTCACATTCAAATCAAATGTGGGgaccgacttccgtttcatgcattgttgggagatttgtaagttccatccaaagtgggcgactatccccattggtagcgaaactaactcgtcttccaaaaggtcaagggtctcgtcccaagcccaatctaatgcacgagatcaagagtttgaggaccttttggatgattcACCAAACCCAAACCGGCCTGAGTATGGAAGAAATGCCTCAAGAAGGCGTGCTCAAAAATCTAGATATGATACGGCATCACCTTCATCTGGGAGTTCTGGCTCGCATAGGGGAATATACAGCGAGcagttggatgacatttcatgcaagttggatacattcaacgtattgcaacaacaaagggccgaaatacgaaagagcaaagaagctagagatgcccAGAAACAAAAACGggatgatttgaaatttctatcTCAGCCCATTGATCACCTACAGGGTGATGAGTTACAACTAGTCTTGGTGTTGAGAGAAaagataaaaaacaaatataaaagttaggaatttttttttgtaattttctttatttaaaatattaaaaaaattaaatttgttgttttaaataatattcaaatagccagcgggtcagcccagcgaagcccacaaacccacgccccaaacccccgccccaccataccgtgttGAATGTGGGTTTAGCCCATGTCTGCCACTCAAGCCACGTGTCAACTAATGCCCCAACCCCCGCCCAACCCccgcccaccataccccacggtcgaATGTAGATGAATATTTGGTTAAAAAAATTGTTATGGTTgaaaaagagtaaactgtcattttggtccctgaggtttggttacttttgccactttagtctaaaactcaaaccttttgcatttgggtccctgtggtttcagttttattgccattttggtccaaaaatgaaatcaggtcatacttgtcttataaaatcctttaattttgtcatttttctcagaggcaaatcaggtcatatttgtcttataaaacatggtatttatttataaaaaagaaataatCATTTTGCCCCtacggaaaatgacaaaataacaggattttataagacaaatatgacctgatttcattttttggaccaaaatggcaataaaactaaaaccacagggacccagatgcaaaaagtttgagttttggactaaagcggcaaaattgaccaaaccacagggaccaaaatggcagtttagtCGTTGAAGAATTTGGTGTTTTGTTTTTTAAAAGAAGAGATTTTGTTTTCTTTGTATAAACTCCGCTCCGATTTGTTTCAAAAATTTTACCATTCTCAACATTAtcgtttcaaatattatattgttttaGTATTCATTGTTTTCAACAATATAACGTTTTAATGTTTACCGTTTGAAAATTATACCGTTTTTAAGATTATACCGTTTAAATATTATCATTTCAACATTATAACGTTTCAAATATTATTTCATTTCAGTGTTTATTGATTGAACATTATACCGTTTTTAATATTATCGTTATACCGTTTCAAATAATATATCGTTTCAATATTTACCGTTTGAACATTATACCGTTTCAAATATTATACCATTTCAGTATTATCATTTCAACATTATACCATTTcaattattatattatttcaaTGTTTACCATTTGAAGATTATACCTTTTCCGTATTATCTTTTCAATGTTACGGTTTAACAAATTATTATGAAAtctcaaaataatacaaacaaacatcaCGTAACCAAACAATCGAAATACAATTAAATATGACATATATACCATAAGTTTGTATATCACTAACAAATGGTACACTACAAATGAATactatatacaaaaaaaaaagttggctAGTCTACGACTGCGGATCCAGATCTTGTTGTGGATCCTGCTACTATCGTCGTACCCGAGGCTGTGGGAGTAGTATCGCAGGTAACTGTTCTCGCTCTTGTCAGTCCTGCGCATCCCGAACCAACCAACCCATCAAATCAGTAAGCGTGCCGACCGTATCAGTAAGTGCTGATACGCCGCCACTCCCAAGTCAAGACTTGGAACAACATGTCGTGGAAACTGAGGCGGCCCGAGGGTGGTGGCAGCTGTCGTGACGCTGGGATGTCAATATCGACCGAATGCTCCTGCACAGCCTAGAGCAAGGGTTGCAAATAGACCGGATCGAAGTGTACCAGCAACTAAATCGACGCAAAGCGATGTCCTTCTCAAGTTTTAAACTGCTCGTCGAGAATGGGGAACTGCTTAAGAAGTTTCATCACCCACATCTTGTTAAACCCCAACCTCATTGGCTCTATCACCGACAGTAAGAGTGGGTCACCCTTTGGGAAATGTAGAAGTGAACGAGAAATCATGATGGCGTACACACCGCTGTAAAACAGTTTGCGGTCCTACCGGTGAGGGGGCAGAGCCGAAGTACTGTGCCAAACCGTGTGCAAGAGCGCATGACCTCTTGTACAGGCGTACAGCAAACAACACAAGAAAAAAAGGTTAGTGCTCGTACACCACTCACGGCTCTTCCCACGAGTCGTGATGGAAGTGCAGATCAACCTATGTAGATACCTACTGAGAATGTTTCTATTTAACATAAATCCCAGCCCGACAAACCTTTCTCTAACCCTCAGTTATTGCCACCATCTTCACTATGCTCTCTCTGCAAC
This genomic stretch from Helianthus annuus cultivar XRQ/B chromosome 8, HanXRQr2.0-SUNRISE, whole genome shotgun sequence harbors:
- the LOC110870662 gene encoding uncharacterized protein LOC110870662 — protein: MFASEQWTKSKWVEERKGARANDIVFTPTFRNNVLFTLKIMGPLVQVLRIVDNEKKPAMSYVYEVMERAKTAVVVALGEDNEDYSVVSGIINKRWNNQLRHPLHASCYYLNPEFYCYNEDIERDKEVSLALHESKRQRGKIAPVEWCKLYGKDTPNLQQLAIRIHSKKRNRLEHQNLHDLMYVKYINMLKNRRDVDTAYNPISLSDIDDSNDWLVGKIGEDIVFNDDGDLVWGVVGEVSGAGVRTHNTRSSRPSASQSSASRASASRSSASRRSTSRPSSSRTLVDEDSEEEQEEEQVIASNAAGKDKAIVVDDDSDSDYF